Sequence from the Amaranthus tricolor cultivar Red isolate AtriRed21 chromosome 16, ASM2621246v1, whole genome shotgun sequence genome:
GTGGATGAAGTTTGAACTCATATATAACCTTTTAATGTCATATAATATTTACATCTAATATCATGTCAAAAAGCTAACTCAATTAAAAGTATAAACTGATAGTTATAGCTTTAGATTACGTTATATTCGCTTCTATTCGCTTTACATGTCCCATTTGGTTTTTCAACACTATTCATCAAGTATTACGtgatttgttcttaatctataagttacaatatagtcatgtgagatcttattttattcgtcttattgtaaattttattaatatcaacttttataatttttactcaagcacaattaaagatatttaagaTGGAAAACGTGCATTGGCAAATATGccaaaaccaaatggaacaaataaagagaattggagggagtatataaaaGCCACCCTACACAATTCAATGCAATAAATACATTTTTTATAGCTAGTGCTGAATATTTCACTTAAAATATGagataaatgaaattaaaactcatgaatttttttcattcatattcatatttcaGATACcatataaaaaaacaatacaactaaaaacttaaaccCACATATattgtataaaatatattatttaatttaataacaaGATTTTGGAATCACTATCttaatctatatttatagagttttgttCTTTCCAATCCTCTACATAACCACCTTCACTTCCTCATCATAGTTTCTCATCTTAGCCTCATAACACAAGACTAAAACTTCATTTTTAGATCATccaaatccaaaaataaaataacccaTTATTATAAATCCctcaaaaatgaagaaaaaagctTCATTTTATGTGAAGAATATCATTTCAGTATTAAGTTCAATAGTGAAAGGCAAGATAACAGGAGTAAAAGAAAAAGCAGTTGCTATAAGAATTAGACTTATGGTTTTTTCCCTTATGAAGAGCAAGAAATTTTCACTTTCTACACTTTCTAACAAAATCCAAGCTTTATTAGACAAATCAAACACCCACAaattgaaggatgaagaagaagatcaTGATGATCATGATCAAAACAGGgcaattattttgtatgatcATACAAATATGAGTACGAATGAGTGTAATTATGTGTCTAATGATCATCATGAGCTTGTAGAAAAGAGGGaattaatagaatattatgGTAATAATGGTTATTATGATcataattatgatgatgataaatatCCTGATTTAACTCATTCATTgtttgatgaagatgatgaagatgatggagGATCAATCATTGATATGGTGAAGAATTCTAAAGAGAATGAAGGGAAAGATTTTAAGTTAGAGGATGATATTGATCATGTTGCTGATTTGTTTATTAAGAGGTTTAGAAGACaaattttgttgcaaaagttGGATTCTTTTAAGAGAATCCAAGAGTTGCTAGGGAGAAGTGGATGAGATAAGAAAAGTAATTTTTATGCATAGGGAGACTGGTAGTTTTAGTAACTCATGCTTGATTAAGAGTTATTTGAGCTTATTTTgggataaaattaattaatgttatgttaatgttatttagaTTCTTATATTATCACTATGTAGTCAAATATGTTTAAGTGTCTCACTTaacaattttataataaaaaattttacattttgaGTCAGATTGAAGTGTttaaaagttttattttataaactAAGTATTAAAATTTGACACATATCCTTATGGTAAATTAATTGAGTTAGAAATAGAAGTTTTTTTTTGACTCATTTAAACCACttttatgaattaaaaattattgttatttttcagTGTTAGTGCAAGTAATAAATCACCTATACTAGAAGTTGATGTTGCTCATTAAATGATTCAAGCTTTGGCACACCATGTTGTGAGCAATGATAGGGATGCAAGGGAATTGAGTGTATTAACTAACGGTGGGGCTACAAGGAAGAAATAAAGGAGGATCTTTAATGTGCAATGGTAATGGAACAACAAAGAACAAAAATATGGAAGTGCATGAAGACTGCCTTAAAAGACAAGAGGTGCCTTGACAAGATAAGAAGGTGCACAAGAAGGGTGGATCGG
This genomic interval carries:
- the LOC130802475 gene encoding uncharacterized protein LOC130802475, with the translated sequence MKKKASFYVKNIISVLSSIVKGKITGVKEKAVAIRIRLMVFSLMKSKKFSLSTLSNKIQALLDKSNTHKLKDEEEDHDDHDQNRAIILYDHTNMSTNECNYVSNDHHELVEKRELIEYYGNNGYYDHNYDDDKYPDLTHSLFDEDDEDDGGSIIDMVKNSKENEGKDFKLEDDIDHVADLFIKRFRRQILLQKLDSFKRIQELLGRSG